A stretch of the Bacillus sp. FJAT-18017 genome encodes the following:
- the yhbY gene encoding ribosome assembly RNA-binding protein YhbY has translation MLTGKQKRFLRSKAHHLNPIFQVGKGGVNENMVAQIADALEARELLKVSILQNCDEDKDVVAEKLVNGTRAELVQVIGHTIVLYKESVENKQIQLP, from the coding sequence ATGTTAACAGGTAAACAAAAACGATTCCTGCGGTCAAAAGCTCATCATCTTAACCCAATCTTTCAGGTGGGTAAAGGCGGTGTCAATGAAAACATGGTTGCTCAAATAGCCGACGCATTGGAAGCAAGGGAACTACTTAAGGTAAGCATCCTGCAGAATTGTGATGAAGATAAGGATGTAGTTGCTGAAAAACTTGTAAACGGAACTAGAGCAGAGCTTGTACAGGTAATCGGCCATACCATCGTACTTTATAAAGAATCAGTGGAAAATAAGCAAATACAACTTCCATAA
- a CDS encoding nicotinate-nucleotide adenylyltransferase, producing MKKIGILGGTFNPPHIGHLIIANEVCISAGLDEVWFMPNQEPPHKKKSAGAENSDRLAMLELAITGNRLFKVETCELERPGPSYTVDTMEILKSQYNEEQFYFIIGADMVEYLPKWHRIDDLMKMVTFIGVERPGYSMATDFPIMTVDIPEINISSSLVRNRLRNGETVKYLVPEEVIRHIRENRLYGT from the coding sequence ATGAAAAAAATCGGTATTCTCGGAGGAACATTCAACCCCCCTCATATTGGCCACTTGATTATTGCAAACGAAGTATGCATTTCGGCAGGACTTGATGAAGTATGGTTTATGCCAAATCAGGAGCCGCCCCATAAAAAAAAGTCAGCAGGCGCGGAGAATAGCGACAGGCTGGCTATGCTTGAACTGGCCATAACGGGGAATAGATTGTTTAAGGTTGAAACATGTGAGCTTGAAAGGCCAGGACCTTCCTATACTGTTGACACAATGGAAATCTTGAAAAGTCAATACAATGAGGAGCAATTTTATTTTATCATCGGTGCCGATATGGTCGAATACCTTCCAAAATGGCATCGAATTGATGACTTGATGAAAATGGTTACCTTTATCGGTGTAGAGAGGCCGGGTTATAGCATGGCAACCGATTTTCCAATTATGACAGTTGACATTCCTGAAATCAATATATCCTCAAGCCTGGTTAGAAACAGGCTGCGTAACGGGGAAACTGTGAAATATTTGGTACCGGAGGAAGTGATCCGGCACATTAGGGAGAACCGTTTATATGGAACGTGA
- the yqeK gene encoding bis(5'-nucleosyl)-tetraphosphatase (symmetrical) YqeK, translating to MEREQALAFVRPFLTEHRYLHTIGVMETAISLAEKNNADCKKAELAAIFHDIAKFRPKEEMKQIILQNGYPEDLLSFNPELWHAPVGAFLAQKEAGIQDEEILGAIRYHTSGRPGMSLLEKIIYLADYIEPGRNFPGVEETRKLAEESLDLALTQAVKNTIMFLMNRNQTVYPETFLTYNDLIENRRIDA from the coding sequence ATGGAACGTGAACAAGCTCTGGCGTTTGTCAGGCCATTTTTAACTGAACATCGTTATCTTCATACAATCGGGGTTATGGAAACAGCGATTTCTCTTGCAGAAAAAAATAATGCTGATTGCAAAAAAGCGGAGCTTGCAGCTATTTTTCATGATATTGCAAAGTTTCGCCCGAAGGAAGAAATGAAACAAATTATCCTTCAAAATGGTTACCCCGAGGATTTGCTAAGCTTTAACCCAGAATTGTGGCATGCGCCAGTCGGTGCGTTTCTTGCTCAAAAAGAAGCCGGTATCCAGGATGAAGAAATATTGGGAGCCATACGGTACCATACTTCCGGCAGACCTGGCATGTCTTTGCTTGAAAAGATTATTTATTTGGCAGACTATATTGAACCAGGCAGGAATTTTCCAGGAGTGGAAGAGACCCGTAAACTGGCGGAAGAAAGCCTTGATTTGGCACTTACCCAGGCTGTGAAGAATACAATCATGTTTTTAATGAATAGGAACCAGACGGTTTATCCAGAAACTTTTTTAACATATAATGACCTCATAGAAAACAGGAGGATTGATGCATGA
- the rsfS gene encoding ribosome silencing factor, with amino-acid sequence MSKADLLQVAVKAADDKRAEDILALNMKGISLIADYFIICHGNSDKQVQAIATEIRDKAGENGYDVRRMEGYDEARWVLIDLGDVVAHVFHRDERTYYNLERLWGDAPLENISSVINP; translated from the coding sequence ATGAGCAAAGCAGATCTTTTACAAGTAGCGGTTAAAGCCGCAGATGACAAAAGGGCCGAAGATATATTGGCCTTAAATATGAAAGGTATTTCCCTTATTGCTGATTATTTTATTATCTGCCATGGTAATTCTGATAAGCAAGTACAGGCGATTGCTACTGAAATCAGGGACAAAGCTGGGGAAAATGGCTATGATGTCAGAAGGATGGAAGGCTACGATGAAGCCAGATGGGTATTAATCGATTTGGGAGATGTTGTGGCTCATGTGTTCCATCGTGATGAACGTACTTATTACAATCTCGAACGCCTTTGGGGAGACGCGCCGCTTGAAAATATTTCGAGCGTTATCAATCCATGA